One genomic window of Dunckerocampus dactyliophorus isolate RoL2022-P2 chromosome 7, RoL_Ddac_1.1, whole genome shotgun sequence includes the following:
- the atp2c1 gene encoding calcium-transporting ATPase type 2C member 1 isoform X1: MVKKRERLLSHTQECSEDDNMVPVLSSKKASELAVNEVACALQANLQYGLSEEEVARRRIYHGWNEFDISEEEPLWRKYISQFKDPLILLLLASAVISVLMHQLDDAISITVAIIIVVTVAFVQEYRSEKSLEELGKLVPPECHCVREGQLQHMLARELVPGDTVCLSVGERVPADLRLFEASDLSVDESSLTGETAPCSKSISHQLSATDGDIASRSNIAFMGTLVRCGRAKVATRWCMYDSGSFWHTHTHTHFYISFLLPDCQGIVIGTGENSEFGEVFKMMQAEEAPKTPLQKSMDLLGKQLSLYSFGIIGVIMLVGWLQGKRIMDMFTIGVSLAVAAIPEGLPIVVTVTLALGVMRMVKKRAIVKKLPIVETLGCCNVICSDKTGTLTKNEMTVTQIFTSDGLHAEVTGVGYNGDGEVLVDGEIVHGLSRPSLSKIVEVGCVCNDSVIRNGTLLGRPTEGALIALAMKMGLESLQQEYVRQEEHPFTSEKKWMAVRCIHHTQKDKAGVFFMKGAYEQVIRFCSSYSSRGTALPLNHQQMELYQQQISYMGSAGLRVLAFASGHEMGSLNFLGLVGIIDPPRSGVKEAVATLISSGVAIKMITGDSQETAMSIGSRLGLSFKGCQCLSGDEVDRLDLQQLSHVVPRISVFYRASPRHKLKIVKSLQNIGAVVAMTGDGVNDAVALKAADIGVAMGQTGTDVCKEAADMILVDDDFQTILSAIEEGKGIYNNIKNFVRFQLSTSIAALTLISLATLMNFPNPLNAMQILWINIIMDGPPAQSLGVEPVDRDVIRKPPRNVKDSIITRSLIVKVLVSAFIIVCGTLFVFWRELQDNVITPRDTTMTFTCFVFFDMFNALSSRSQTRMVHEMGLCSNRTFCFAVLASIMGQLLVIYFPPLQSIFQTESLSFFDLLFLVALTSSVCVVSEAIKKVERWRRGERRPPADCFHEV; encoded by the exons TTTAAGGATCCGCTCATCCTGCTGTTGCTGGCGTCGGCCGTCATCAGCGTTCTCATGCACCAACTTGATGATGCTATTAGCATCACTGTG GCCATCATCATTGTAGTGACTGTCGCCTTTGTCCAG GAGTATCGCTCAGAGAAGTCTCTAGAAGAGCTTGGCAAGCTGGTGCCTCCAGAATGTCACTG TGTCAGGGAAGGTCAGCTGCAGCACATGTTGGCCAGAGAACTGGTTCCTGGAGACACCGTCTGTCTGTCGGTGGGAGAGAGGGTCCCGGCAGACCTCCGCCTCTTTGAG GCCTCTGACCTGTCTGTGGATGAGTCCAGTCTGACGGGGGAGACTGCTCCCTGCTCGAAGTCCATCTCCCACCAGCTGTCTGCCACTGACGGTGACATTGCTTCCCGCAGCAACATCGCCTTCATGGGCACGCTGGTGCGCTGCGGCAGAGCCAAGGTAGCAACGCGATGGTGCATGTACGACTCTGGAAGCttctggcacacacacacacacacacacttttatatTTCTTTTCTCCTTCCTGACTGTCAGGGAATCGTCATAGGAACAGGAGAGAACTCTGAGtttggggaggtgttcaagaTGATGCAAGCAGAAGAA GCTCCGAAGACGCCGCTGCAGAAGAGCATGGACCTGCTGGGGAAGCAGCTGTCGCTTTATTCCTTCGGCATCATTG GGGTCATCATGCTGGTGGGCTGGCTGCAAGGAAAGAGGATCATGGACATGTTTACAATCGGTGTCAG CCTAGCGGTGGCGGCCATTCCTGAGGGTTTACCCATTGTGGTGACGGTGACACTGGCGCTTGGCGTGATGCGCATGGTGAAGAAAAGGGCCATTGTCAAGAAGCTTCCCATCGTGGAGACGCTGG GATGCTGCAACGTCATCTGTTCGGACAAAACCGGAACGCTGACCAAGAACGAGATGACCGTCACGCAGATTTTCACGTCTGATGGACTCCATGCTGAG GTGACGGGCGTGGGCTACAATGGGGACGGAGAGGTTCTAGTAGATGGAGAGATAGTCCACGGCCTTTCCCGCCCATCACTCAGCAAGATCGTGGAG GTTGGCTGTGTGTGTAACGACTCTGTTATCAGAAACGGCACTTTGCTGGGGCGGCCCACAGAGGGAGCGCTCATCGCCCTCGCCATGAAG ATGGGGCTGGAGAGCCTGCAGCAAGAGTACGTCCGCCAAGAGGAGCATCCCTTCACCTCAGAGAAGAAGTGGATGGCAGTGCGCTGCATTCACCACACGCAGAAG GACAAGGCGGGGGTCTTCTTCATGAAGGGCGCCTACGAGCAGGTGATCCGCTTCTGCAGCTCCTACAGCAGCAGAGGAACCGCACTTCCGCTTAACcaccagcagatggagctgtaCCAGCAGCAGATCAGTTATATGGGCAGTGCAGGCCTCCGGG TCTTGGCCTTTGCTTCCGGTCACGAGATGGGGAGTTTGAACTTTCTGGGGCTGGTTGGCATTATCGACCCTCCCAGGTCAGGGGTCAAAGAGGCTGTGGCCACGCTCATCAGCTCCGGTGTCGCCATCAAGATGATCACTGGTGACTCCCAGGAGACTGCGATGTCCATCG GCAGTCGACTGGGCCTCTCCTTCAAAGGATGTCAGTGCCTGTCAGGAGATGAAGTGGACCGCCTAGACCTGCAGCAGCTCTCGCATGTTGTTCCTCGA ATCTCAGTGTTCTACAGAGCCAGTCCCAGACACAAGCTGAAGATTGTCAAG TCTCTCCAGAACATTGGCGCCGTGGTGGCCATGACGGGCGATGGAGTCAATGACGCTGTAGCTCTGAAAGCGGCCGACATCGGTGTGGCCATGGGCCAGACGGGCACAGATGTTTGCAAGGAGGCAGCTGACATGATCCTGGTCGACGACGACTTCCAGACCATCTT GTCGGCCATCGAGGAGGGAAAAGGCATTTACAACAATATCAAGAACTTTGTGCGATTCCAGCTGAGCAC GAGCATTGCTGCGCTGACGCTCATCTCCTTGGCGACATTGATGAATTTTCCCAACCCACTGAACGCTATGCAGATCCTGTGGATCAACATCATCATGGACGGACCGCCCGCTCAGAG TTTGGGCGTAGAACCTGTGGACCGTGATGTCATCCGGAAGCCTCCTCGGAATGTGAAAGACAGCATCATCACGCGCAGTCTCATCGTCAAAGTTCTGGTGTCGGCCTTCATCATTGTCTGCGGGACGCTCTTTGTCTTCTGGAGAGag TTGCAGGACAATGTGATCACTCCTCGAGACACCACCATGACCTTCACCTGCTTTGTCTTCTTTGACATGTTCAACGCACTCAGCTCTCGCTCACAG ACACGTATGGTCCACGAGATGGGTCTATGCAGCAACAGAACCTTCTGCTTCGCCGTGCTGGCATCCATAATGGGTCAGCTGCTTGTCATCTACTTCCCGCCTCTGCAGAGCATCTTTCAGACAGAGAGCCTCAGCTTCTTCG ACCTACTCTTCCTGGTGGCGCTCACgtcatctgtgtgtgtggtaTCGGAGGCCATTAAGAAGGTGGAGAGGTGGCGAAGAGGAGAGAGAAGGCCGCCCGCTGACTGCTTCCACGAGGTATGA
- the aldh5a1 gene encoding succinate-semialdehyde dehydrogenase, mitochondrial, with protein sequence MTAAMTATLFQRLSAAAAAATHRRFSLDVSSQLLRTRGYVHGRWVSAPSDFPVLDPATGMEIARVSDCGPEDAKRAVDSAYSAFYEWKQYTAKERSLLLRKWFNLMTQHKDNLARLITFECGKPLKESLGEIAYAASFLEWFSEEARRVYGDVVPPPIKDRRILLLKQPVGVTSVITPWNFPSAMITRKVGAALAAGCTAVLKPAEDTPLSALALAELAEQAGIPAGVFNVVPCSREMAASVGRVLCTDPLVAKISFTGSTATGKMLLKMAADTVKRVSMELGGHAPFIVFDSADVDQAVNGAMASKFRNSGQTCVCSNRFLVQSGVYERFVAKLGAAMDAQLRMGHGSEADTTQGPLINARAAEKVGQQIDDAVSQGAKVLRGGRRLHGSFMEPTLLVDVTADMLCVREETFGPLVPVIRFDTEEEALALANASNVGLAGYFYSQDISQIWRVSEALEVGLVGVNEGLISTAEATFGGVKESGMGREGSKYGVDEYLEVKYVCMGGLNV encoded by the exons ATGACGGCTGCCATGACGGCCACCCTCTTCCAGCGCCTGAGTGCAGCCGCCGCAGCTGCCACTCATCGCCGCTTCAGCCTGGACGTGAGCTCGCAGCTGCTGCGTACACGCGGCTATGTGCACGGCCGCTGGGTCTCAGCCCCTTCTGACTTCCCGGTCCTGGACCCGGCCACCGGAATGGAGATAGCCCGGGTGTCTGACTGCGGGCCGGAAGACGCCAAGCGGGCTGTGGACTCGGCGTACTCTGCTTTCTACGAGTGGAAGCAGTACACCGCCAAA GAGAGGAGCCTGCTGCTGAGGAAGTGGTTCAACCTGATGACTCAGCACAAGGATAACCTGGCTCGACTCATCACCTTTGAGTGT GGCAAACCCCTCAAAGAATCTCTTGGCGAGATCGCTTACGCCGCCTCCTTCTTGGAGTGGTTTTCGGAGGAAGCGCGGCGCGTGTACGGCGACGTGGTGCCCCCGCCCATCAAGGACCGAAGGATCCTCCTCCTCAAGCAACCAGTTGGCGTGACCTCGGTCATTACGCCC TGGAACTTCCCCAGCGCCATGATCACCAGGAAGGTCGGCGCAGCGCTGGCGGCCGGATGCACTGCAGTGCTCAAACCTGCGGAGGATACGCCCCTTTCAGCGCTTGCTCTGGCCGAG cTTGCAGAGCAGGCAGGGATTCCAGCGGGTGTCTTCAACGTGGTTCCGTGCTCCAGAGAGATGGCAGCATCGGTGGGCCGGGTTCTGTGCACGGACCCTCTTGTGGCCAAGATCTCCTTCACGGGCTCCACAGCCACTGGCAAA ATGTTGCTGAAAATGGCTGCCGACACTGTCAAGAGGGTTTCCATGGAGCTGGGAGGCCATGCACCCTTCATTGTGTTTGACAGCGCGGATGTGGACCAGGCGGTGAACGGAGCCATGGCATCCAAGTTCAGGAACTCTGGACAG ACGTGCGTTTGCTCCAACCGCTTCCTGGTGCAGAGCGGCGTCTATGAGCGTTTTGTGGCCAAGCTCGGCGCGGCCATGGACGCACAGCTGCGCATGGGCCACGGCAGTGAGGCCGACACCACGCAGGGACCGCTCATCAACGCTAGAGCGGCTGAAAAG GTGGGCCAGCAGATAGATGATGCCGTGTCGCAGGGGGCCAAGGTGCTGAGGGGCGGCCGACGCCTGCACGGCTCCTTCATGGAGCCTACCCTGCTGGTGGACGTCACTGCCGACATGTTGTGTGTGCGCGAGGAAACCTTTGGGCCGCTGGTGCCCGTCATCAG GTTTGACACTGAGGAGGAAGCGCTGGCCCTCGCCAACGCGTCTAACGTCGGTTTAGCTG GTTACTTCTACTCGCAGGACATCAGTCAGATTTGGCGCGTGTCCGAGGCGTTGGAGGTGGGCTTGGTGGGCGTCAACGAGGGGCTCATCTCCACGGCAGAGGCCACCTTCGGAGGCGTCAAAGAATCAGGGATGGGCCGTGAGGGATCCAAGTATGGCGTGGACGAGTACCTGGAGGTCAAGTACGTGTGCATGGGGGGCCTTAACGTCTAG
- the atp2c1 gene encoding calcium-transporting ATPase type 2C member 1 isoform X2, with the protein MVKKRERLLSHTQECSEDDNMVPVLSSKKASELAVNEVACALQANLQYGLSEEEVARRRIYHGWNEFDISEEEPLWRKYISQFKDPLILLLLASAVISVLMHQLDDAISITVAIIIVVTVAFVQEYRSEKSLEELGKLVPPECHCVREGQLQHMLARELVPGDTVCLSVGERVPADLRLFEASDLSVDESSLTGETAPCSKSISHQLSATDGDIASRSNIAFMGTLVRCGRAKGIVIGTGENSEFGEVFKMMQAEEAPKTPLQKSMDLLGKQLSLYSFGIIGVIMLVGWLQGKRIMDMFTIGVSLAVAAIPEGLPIVVTVTLALGVMRMVKKRAIVKKLPIVETLGCCNVICSDKTGTLTKNEMTVTQIFTSDGLHAEVTGVGYNGDGEVLVDGEIVHGLSRPSLSKIVEVGCVCNDSVIRNGTLLGRPTEGALIALAMKMGLESLQQEYVRQEEHPFTSEKKWMAVRCIHHTQKDKAGVFFMKGAYEQVIRFCSSYSSRGTALPLNHQQMELYQQQISYMGSAGLRVLAFASGHEMGSLNFLGLVGIIDPPRSGVKEAVATLISSGVAIKMITGDSQETAMSIGSRLGLSFKGCQCLSGDEVDRLDLQQLSHVVPRISVFYRASPRHKLKIVKSLQNIGAVVAMTGDGVNDAVALKAADIGVAMGQTGTDVCKEAADMILVDDDFQTILSAIEEGKGIYNNIKNFVRFQLSTSIAALTLISLATLMNFPNPLNAMQILWINIIMDGPPAQSLGVEPVDRDVIRKPPRNVKDSIITRSLIVKVLVSAFIIVCGTLFVFWRELQDNVITPRDTTMTFTCFVFFDMFNALSSRSQTRMVHEMGLCSNRTFCFAVLASIMGQLLVIYFPPLQSIFQTESLSFFDLLFLVALTSSVCVVSEAIKKVERWRRGERRPPADCFHEV; encoded by the exons TTTAAGGATCCGCTCATCCTGCTGTTGCTGGCGTCGGCCGTCATCAGCGTTCTCATGCACCAACTTGATGATGCTATTAGCATCACTGTG GCCATCATCATTGTAGTGACTGTCGCCTTTGTCCAG GAGTATCGCTCAGAGAAGTCTCTAGAAGAGCTTGGCAAGCTGGTGCCTCCAGAATGTCACTG TGTCAGGGAAGGTCAGCTGCAGCACATGTTGGCCAGAGAACTGGTTCCTGGAGACACCGTCTGTCTGTCGGTGGGAGAGAGGGTCCCGGCAGACCTCCGCCTCTTTGAG GCCTCTGACCTGTCTGTGGATGAGTCCAGTCTGACGGGGGAGACTGCTCCCTGCTCGAAGTCCATCTCCCACCAGCTGTCTGCCACTGACGGTGACATTGCTTCCCGCAGCAACATCGCCTTCATGGGCACGCTGGTGCGCTGCGGCAGAGCCAAG GGAATCGTCATAGGAACAGGAGAGAACTCTGAGtttggggaggtgttcaagaTGATGCAAGCAGAAGAA GCTCCGAAGACGCCGCTGCAGAAGAGCATGGACCTGCTGGGGAAGCAGCTGTCGCTTTATTCCTTCGGCATCATTG GGGTCATCATGCTGGTGGGCTGGCTGCAAGGAAAGAGGATCATGGACATGTTTACAATCGGTGTCAG CCTAGCGGTGGCGGCCATTCCTGAGGGTTTACCCATTGTGGTGACGGTGACACTGGCGCTTGGCGTGATGCGCATGGTGAAGAAAAGGGCCATTGTCAAGAAGCTTCCCATCGTGGAGACGCTGG GATGCTGCAACGTCATCTGTTCGGACAAAACCGGAACGCTGACCAAGAACGAGATGACCGTCACGCAGATTTTCACGTCTGATGGACTCCATGCTGAG GTGACGGGCGTGGGCTACAATGGGGACGGAGAGGTTCTAGTAGATGGAGAGATAGTCCACGGCCTTTCCCGCCCATCACTCAGCAAGATCGTGGAG GTTGGCTGTGTGTGTAACGACTCTGTTATCAGAAACGGCACTTTGCTGGGGCGGCCCACAGAGGGAGCGCTCATCGCCCTCGCCATGAAG ATGGGGCTGGAGAGCCTGCAGCAAGAGTACGTCCGCCAAGAGGAGCATCCCTTCACCTCAGAGAAGAAGTGGATGGCAGTGCGCTGCATTCACCACACGCAGAAG GACAAGGCGGGGGTCTTCTTCATGAAGGGCGCCTACGAGCAGGTGATCCGCTTCTGCAGCTCCTACAGCAGCAGAGGAACCGCACTTCCGCTTAACcaccagcagatggagctgtaCCAGCAGCAGATCAGTTATATGGGCAGTGCAGGCCTCCGGG TCTTGGCCTTTGCTTCCGGTCACGAGATGGGGAGTTTGAACTTTCTGGGGCTGGTTGGCATTATCGACCCTCCCAGGTCAGGGGTCAAAGAGGCTGTGGCCACGCTCATCAGCTCCGGTGTCGCCATCAAGATGATCACTGGTGACTCCCAGGAGACTGCGATGTCCATCG GCAGTCGACTGGGCCTCTCCTTCAAAGGATGTCAGTGCCTGTCAGGAGATGAAGTGGACCGCCTAGACCTGCAGCAGCTCTCGCATGTTGTTCCTCGA ATCTCAGTGTTCTACAGAGCCAGTCCCAGACACAAGCTGAAGATTGTCAAG TCTCTCCAGAACATTGGCGCCGTGGTGGCCATGACGGGCGATGGAGTCAATGACGCTGTAGCTCTGAAAGCGGCCGACATCGGTGTGGCCATGGGCCAGACGGGCACAGATGTTTGCAAGGAGGCAGCTGACATGATCCTGGTCGACGACGACTTCCAGACCATCTT GTCGGCCATCGAGGAGGGAAAAGGCATTTACAACAATATCAAGAACTTTGTGCGATTCCAGCTGAGCAC GAGCATTGCTGCGCTGACGCTCATCTCCTTGGCGACATTGATGAATTTTCCCAACCCACTGAACGCTATGCAGATCCTGTGGATCAACATCATCATGGACGGACCGCCCGCTCAGAG TTTGGGCGTAGAACCTGTGGACCGTGATGTCATCCGGAAGCCTCCTCGGAATGTGAAAGACAGCATCATCACGCGCAGTCTCATCGTCAAAGTTCTGGTGTCGGCCTTCATCATTGTCTGCGGGACGCTCTTTGTCTTCTGGAGAGag TTGCAGGACAATGTGATCACTCCTCGAGACACCACCATGACCTTCACCTGCTTTGTCTTCTTTGACATGTTCAACGCACTCAGCTCTCGCTCACAG ACACGTATGGTCCACGAGATGGGTCTATGCAGCAACAGAACCTTCTGCTTCGCCGTGCTGGCATCCATAATGGGTCAGCTGCTTGTCATCTACTTCCCGCCTCTGCAGAGCATCTTTCAGACAGAGAGCCTCAGCTTCTTCG ACCTACTCTTCCTGGTGGCGCTCACgtcatctgtgtgtgtggtaTCGGAGGCCATTAAGAAGGTGGAGAGGTGGCGAAGAGGAGAGAGAAGGCCGCCCGCTGACTGCTTCCACGAGGTATGA